A part of Apodemus sylvaticus chromosome 19, mApoSyl1.1, whole genome shotgun sequence genomic DNA contains:
- the Cisd1 gene encoding CDGSH iron-sulfur domain-containing protein 1, whose amino-acid sequence MGLSSDSAVRVEWIAAVTFAAGTAALGYLAYKKFYAKENRTKAMVNLQIQKDNPKVVHAFDMEDLGDKAVYCRCWRSKKFPFCDGAHIKHNEETGDNVGPLIIKKKEA is encoded by the exons ATGGGCCTCAGCTCCGACTCAGCTGTGCGAG TTGAGTGGATAGCGGCCGTGACCTTTGCTGCTGGCACAGCCGCCCTCGGTTACCTGGCCTACAAAAAGTTCTACGCGAAAGAGAACCGCACCAAAGCCATGGTGAATCTTCAGATCCAGAAGGACAACCCGAAGGTGGTTCACGCCTTCGACATGGAGGACCTGGGGGATAAGGCCGTGTACTGCCGATGCTGGAGGTCTAAaaag ttcccATTCTGCGATGGGGCTCACATAAAACACAACGAAGAGACTGGAGACAACGTGGGACCTCTGATCATCAAGAAAAAAGAAGCCTAA